The following proteins are encoded in a genomic region of Thermococcus pacificus:
- a CDS encoding transcriptional regulator produces the protein MDRERLIKTVEAVLRGAGYKTARMDFRGSCFDVVASRLMVLLFIKVATNIDTVTEEQAEDLKRLASFFNASPLIVGVKTKNAELEEGVVYERFGIYAVRPETLYDILAENELPAIFAERGGFYVKVNGALLKRLREERGYSINELAQLLGVSRKSLINYERGEQAVSLEVAIRMEELFDEPLAEPIDVLSARVEANLNVNPETPLEKEIFDRLKKLGLGVVKVKKAPFNAVSKEDEFRILTGIDERKTRSTVKRAEMVAEVGKIINSDGVFILERTRKEVVGDVPLIPKDSLEEVKDADELIDLIEELKKEIKRQLFG, from the coding sequence ATGGACAGGGAAAGGCTCATCAAAACGGTCGAGGCGGTGCTCAGAGGGGCAGGATACAAAACCGCGCGCATGGATTTCCGGGGCTCGTGCTTTGACGTGGTGGCGAGCAGGTTAATGGTTCTTCTCTTCATCAAGGTAGCTACGAACATCGACACCGTTACGGAGGAACAGGCCGAGGATTTGAAGCGCTTGGCGAGCTTCTTCAACGCTTCCCCCCTCATCGTTGGGGTTAAGACGAAGAACGCGGAGCTTGAGGAGGGCGTTGTCTACGAGCGCTTTGGAATCTACGCAGTCAGACCCGAGACCCTCTACGACATTCTCGCAGAGAACGAACTGCCGGCCATCTTTGCCGAGCGCGGCGGCTTCTACGTAAAGGTCAACGGGGCACTTCTGAAGCGTCTCCGCGAGGAGAGGGGCTATTCAATAAACGAACTGGCCCAGCTACTCGGTGTCTCGCGGAAGAGCCTCATAAACTACGAGCGCGGCGAACAGGCGGTTTCACTCGAGGTGGCCATCCGCATGGAGGAGCTTTTTGATGAACCCCTCGCCGAGCCAATAGATGTGCTAAGCGCGCGGGTGGAGGCCAACCTCAACGTCAACCCTGAGACGCCCCTCGAAAAGGAAATCTTCGACCGCCTGAAGAAGCTCGGCCTCGGAGTCGTCAAGGTGAAGAAGGCACCGTTCAACGCGGTCTCAAAGGAGGATGAATTCAGGATTCTGACAGGCATAGACGAGCGCAAGACCCGCTCGACTGTAAAGAGGGCGGAGATGGTGGCTGAGGTGGGGAAGATAATCAACTCCGATGGAGTCTTCATCCTCGAAAGGACGAGAAAGGAAGTGGTTGGAGATGTCCCCCTGATCCCCAAGGATAGCCTTGAAGAGGTTAAAGATGCTGACGAGCTTATCGACCTCATAGAAGAGCTGAAAAAGGAGATAAAAAGGCAGCTTTTCGGTTGA
- a CDS encoding molybdopterin molybdotransferase MoeA translates to MREFKKLTPYKEALRLMLESLAEIGEVEEVPLDGALGRVLAEDIVSPIDSPPFDRAAVDGYALRAEDTFQAREYNPVEIKVIDEIVAGEKSGAKVEPGTAVKLTTGAKIPEGANAVLMQEMAERERDIIRVLRPVAPGQNVAFAGEDVKKGEVVLRKGQILRPQDLALLKSIGLKTVRVKRKPLVGIIVTGDELIEEFDEGALKAGKILDSNSVMLKGLVRQYFGEPRFYGVIPDDEERIGEAIRKAREECDLVLITGGSAFGDKDFAHRFVSLLFHGTTIKPGRPIGYGEKTFVMSGYPAAVFTQFHLYVKHALAKLVGARDYEVKVRARLTERVPSQLGRYEFIKVRYENGEARPIRKKGSGIISSLVESNGYIGIPEDSEGYLEGELVEVVLY, encoded by the coding sequence ATGAGGGAGTTCAAGAAGCTGACTCCTTACAAGGAAGCCCTCCGGCTCATGCTGGAGAGCTTGGCGGAGATTGGAGAGGTGGAGGAGGTTCCTCTCGACGGGGCCCTCGGAAGGGTTCTCGCAGAAGATATCGTCTCACCCATAGACAGCCCGCCCTTCGACAGGGCCGCCGTCGACGGCTATGCCCTCCGCGCCGAGGACACCTTCCAGGCGAGGGAGTACAACCCGGTCGAGATCAAGGTCATCGACGAGATAGTGGCCGGGGAGAAGAGTGGGGCTAAAGTCGAACCCGGCACCGCAGTGAAACTGACCACCGGGGCCAAGATACCCGAGGGGGCCAACGCGGTCCTCATGCAGGAGATGGCCGAGCGCGAAAGGGACATCATAAGGGTTCTCAGACCTGTCGCCCCTGGCCAGAACGTCGCCTTCGCAGGGGAGGATGTGAAGAAGGGAGAGGTCGTTCTCAGAAAAGGACAAATCCTGAGACCCCAGGACCTGGCGCTGCTTAAGAGCATCGGGCTCAAAACCGTCAGGGTGAAGAGGAAGCCCCTCGTCGGCATAATCGTCACCGGCGACGAACTCATCGAGGAATTCGACGAGGGAGCCCTCAAAGCCGGCAAGATCCTCGATAGCAACTCGGTGATGCTTAAGGGCCTCGTGAGACAGTACTTCGGCGAACCGAGGTTTTATGGGGTAATCCCCGATGATGAGGAGAGGATTGGAGAGGCGATAAGAAAGGCCAGGGAGGAGTGCGACCTCGTTCTCATCACTGGCGGCTCCGCCTTCGGCGACAAGGACTTCGCTCACCGCTTCGTCAGCCTTCTCTTCCACGGGACGACAATAAAGCCGGGAAGGCCGATAGGCTACGGCGAGAAAACCTTTGTCATGAGCGGCTATCCAGCTGCAGTGTTCACCCAGTTCCACCTCTACGTCAAGCACGCCCTCGCGAAGCTCGTTGGAGCGAGGGACTACGAGGTAAAAGTCAGGGCGAGGCTCACGGAGAGGGTTCCGAGTCAGCTCGGCAGGTACGAGTTCATCAAGGTTCGCTATGAAAACGGGGAGGCGAGGCCGATACGCAAGAAGGGAAGCGGGATAATAAGCTCCCTCGTGGAAAGCAACGGTTACATAGGAATCCCAGAGGACAGCGAGGGGTATCTGGAAGGAGAGTTGGTGGAGGTAGTGCTTTACTAA
- a CDS encoding MogA/MoaB family molybdenum cofactor biosynthesis protein, which produces MGAEEHKRKALRRFKFAVVTVSDTASRGEKEDKSGKFLVEELEKNGHEKVYYAVVPDEKMEIVGAVISAFRAGADVVVTSGGTGIAQRDVTIESIRPLFDKELTGFGEIFRLLSYEEIGTAAVMSRATAGIIKSSGRAMVVFCLPGSLGAAKTGIKIILNEAGHVLKHAGE; this is translated from the coding sequence ATGGGCGCTGAGGAGCACAAGAGAAAGGCCCTAAGGAGGTTCAAGTTCGCGGTCGTAACGGTCAGCGATACGGCCAGCAGGGGTGAGAAAGAGGACAAGAGCGGAAAGTTCCTCGTGGAAGAGCTGGAGAAAAACGGCCACGAGAAGGTTTACTACGCCGTCGTTCCTGACGAGAAGATGGAAATCGTCGGGGCGGTGATCAGCGCCTTCAGGGCGGGCGCCGACGTTGTCGTCACCTCTGGTGGAACTGGGATAGCCCAGAGGGACGTCACGATAGAGAGCATCAGACCTCTTTTTGACAAGGAACTAACAGGCTTTGGGGAGATATTCAGGCTCCTGAGCTACGAGGAGATTGGAACGGCTGCCGTGATGAGCAGGGCCACAGCTGGAATCATCAAAAGCTCGGGCAGGGCGATGGTAGTCTTCTGCCTTCCCGGAAGCCTCGGAGCCGCGAAGACTGGCATAAAGATAATTCTCAACGAGGCCGGGCACGTACTGAAGCACGCGGGGGAGTGA
- a CDS encoding HD domain-containing protein, with amino-acid sequence MDGKIIHDGIHGSMKLTGLIFDLVKTPEFQRLRNIKQLGLAYLVYPGANHSRFEHSLGAWNIAKRLSSEVGLSDDESMLLQVGALLHDIGHGPFSHTFESIYQHYVKERDHMRLGQDIILGRINITESENGGRISEIIESYGYDFTPKDVADLILGKAEKPYLGQMLHGDVDVDQLDYLIRDAHYTGVAHGIIDLERLLKVLRIHDGELVVDEKGVEAVEGMMVARSLMYSRVYFHHTVKIAEGMLTRALEFALEEGHLWDFWRMVDCRVLVELEDLEGLPAEMVRRVKYRELYKAAVLASADGLSTEEKRELLAAYRNVKRRQEIERALADAVGAREGEVILEFSIADLMLSEPRLKSTEINVLLEDGEVQPLTKVTPLANALKRRQTPRWAVLIASPKEYVPKLREVWRRVIFS; translated from the coding sequence ATGGATGGAAAGATTATTCACGACGGGATTCACGGTAGCATGAAATTAACCGGACTCATCTTCGACCTCGTCAAAACCCCGGAGTTTCAGAGGCTCAGGAACATAAAACAGCTTGGGCTGGCTTACCTCGTTTATCCCGGTGCGAACCACAGCAGGTTTGAGCACTCACTCGGAGCGTGGAACATCGCTAAAAGGCTCTCCAGCGAAGTTGGCCTGAGCGATGACGAGAGCATGCTCCTCCAGGTTGGCGCGCTCCTCCACGACATCGGCCACGGCCCATTCAGCCACACCTTCGAGAGCATCTACCAGCACTACGTAAAAGAGCGCGACCACATGCGCCTCGGACAGGACATCATCCTCGGAAGGATAAACATAACCGAGAGTGAGAACGGGGGCAGGATTTCCGAGATAATCGAGAGCTACGGCTACGACTTCACTCCCAAGGACGTCGCGGATCTTATCCTCGGAAAGGCGGAGAAGCCGTACCTCGGTCAGATGCTCCACGGGGATGTGGATGTGGACCAGCTCGACTACCTGATCAGGGATGCCCACTACACCGGCGTCGCCCACGGCATAATCGACCTTGAAAGGCTTTTGAAGGTGCTGAGGATCCACGACGGGGAGCTTGTGGTGGATGAGAAGGGCGTTGAGGCCGTCGAGGGAATGATGGTGGCGCGCTCGCTTATGTACTCGCGCGTTTACTTCCACCACACAGTCAAGATTGCCGAGGGGATGCTGACCAGAGCGCTGGAGTTCGCCCTCGAGGAGGGTCACCTCTGGGACTTCTGGAGGATGGTGGACTGCCGTGTCTTAGTCGAGCTTGAGGACCTGGAAGGTCTCCCCGCGGAGATGGTCAGGCGTGTTAAATACCGCGAGCTTTACAAGGCCGCTGTTCTCGCGAGCGCCGACGGATTGAGCACCGAGGAGAAGAGGGAGCTTCTGGCAGCTTATAGGAACGTCAAAAGGCGGCAGGAGATAGAGCGCGCTTTGGCGGATGCAGTTGGCGCGAGGGAGGGGGAGGTCATCCTCGAGTTCAGCATAGCGGACCTGATGCTCAGCGAGCCGAGGCTCAAATCGACGGAAATAAACGTTCTCCTCGAGGACGGTGAGGTTCAGCCGCTTACTAAGGTAACTCCCCTTGCCAACGCCCTCAAAAGGCGCCAGACTCCGAGATGGGCCGTTTTAATAGCCTCTCCGAAGGAGTACGTTCCCAAGCTCAGGGAAGTCTGGAGAAGGGTCATATTCAGCTGA